GTCTCTCAGTCCATCCGgctgtgtctgctgctgctgccgctgctgctctCACCATCAGCACTGGCTGATTGAGCTTGTAAACCCCTCTTCTAAAAGTTGCCCTTGCTCTCTTGTCCTAAGCTCCTTGCCCCTTTATTCCACCACCTATTGTCTTggccctcccctctctccctccccactCCTCTCCTATTTGTCCCTTCAGCCTCCTCTACTCCTCCCCTAGATGCCCAGCTACTGGGCAGGGGTACTTATCCCCTCCCGGGATCCCGGTGCTGTGGGGGTGAGGTGGGGAGCGAGGTGGGGGGCCGGGTGTCAGTGTGCCTCTTTCTGTCTCGCTCCAGGTTATGGGCTCGCGCAGGAAGAGCTTCTCTCACCGGCCTCCATGCAATACAGCCTGCCCTCCCCGCTGGGCGCTGAGCCTTACTGGCAGGAAGTCTCTAGTCTGGACTGTGCACCCATTgccaccacagaagaagacacCCTCATGGAGATGTCTGAAGTGCAGGTGTGGCCGTCAGGCAACAGCCCCTCCCTGGTGCCTGTGGAGGACTCTTCGCTGGAGTGCAGCAACGCTGATGATTCAGAAGGTCTGCTGGGGCTGCCTTATGGAAGTCTGGGTCGGCCGGCCAGTCAGGCCAGCGCAGCCAGTGGAGGGGGTGGGGTGCTGAGTGGCTCCATTGAGCTGCCCGAAGATGATTCAGAGATGGGCGTTGACTCGCTCAGCACTGCCACACCAGCCTCACTTGGGGGTACCATCGCTGGGATCAATCTTAACGGGCTGAACAATGGTCAGGGGTCAGAGGCAAGTTCGGAGGTATCAGCACTCACCAGTACGACTGGTGGTGATggagttggaggaggaggaggaagagggacgGGCTCAGAGGAAGGGCTTTCTCTTGTTGCAGGACAGCAAAGGGTTTATGCTCGACTGAGTGAGTCACCTGGTCTGAGCTGTGTTGCAGATCGAAATGGAGACAGGTGAGTCAGacccctgtctgtctctcaggtgaCAGTGCAAAGTCATAATCCATcagcaaaacaataaatctGTGCTTATATCCCATTTAACTTTATTGCATGTCAGCAAATGTCAGTTGTAAACTTGAGTTGTTTCGTAAATTCTATGAAGAGGAGATGATCACCAAGGAGTTATGAAAGTTGTTTTACTTTCCTTGCAGTAAGTATACAGGGCATGTACCACCTCCTCACTGATCCGTTCTCTCCTTCCAGGTCAAGTAATGGTGGAAACGGAGGTGGTGGAAGTTCTTTCCTTTCCTACCTGCAGGAACAGACGGGGCCGGGGTGGATCCCTGTCACTGACCCTACTCAGGCCTGGGTGGGCAGTCAGTCTAAGCCCAGGCAGGCCACGGACACCATGATGTCATCAGTATGTAACGCCTTGGACGGAGACCAGTCCTGTATGTCCCAGGAGGCCTTGCTTCAGCCTGTGAGGGACATGGGGCACTCAGAGATCTTACGGGGGCACTTTAGAGGTACCCAGCCATTTGAGAAGGGTTTGGGTTTCCCACACAGAGTACCAGAGCTAAAGGCCTGGGACGACATGCGCCTGAAGGGCCAGGTGAGTGTGTTGCTCCTCCCATGCAAAATAAGAGGAATGTTTGTTCTACCCTTAGTAGAGAAATGCTGTGAAGTAGTAAATGACCTGAACAGATATTTTCTAGGTTGTTCCGGCAGATACAATTCAGCAGATTCGCCACCATGTTGTTCAGACAACAAACAGAAGTCTAATGCATTTTGTCAAGTTTCTAACTGCCTCTCCTAGAAGACACATTTAAGTCAGAGTTAAAGCTCAAATCGGCATTATATTATTCACGACAGCTCCTAGAaccaaacaccaaacaaacataaacacacagacacacacacacacacagtctaggGCCCAAGATGGGCACAAACAGCATGTCCGGCCAAATATAGCTAGCCTTCTCACTGTCCCACTCATGTTACATGATCCCCACCCCAGTCATTCCCACATGTTAACTTTCTGgcacaacacagacacatcacACTGTAAAAGACAATCTCTGCCATGAAACTGTGTGAGAGCAAAAATAGAGTGTTGCTTTTAGGGCCTTTTGGGGCTTCATAATGGCGTTATTCTGGCTCATACGGTTGATTACTGAGCCCACTTTGGCTTTATTTGGAAGCAGTGTGTGCTGCATAATCTTGTCAGCACAGACTTATGATTGATTTTGAAGTTAGAGTAACAAATTCGCGAGGACAGTCAGGGGGCAAGTTTCTTAGTGATCTTACCACAGCACACAGAGCCACAGTGGAGTAGCCAGAGGTATTTAAAGCCCACAGGTCACATGgtcataaagagagagaggtgggaaTAGAAACCTCCCAAGGTTGCTTTTGCCTGGATTTGTCATTGCCTGGGTACTCCTGACCTGACAGTGGGAAGGAGAGGAAATAGAGAACTGGGGAAAGGGCCCACTGCCCCAGCTTGTGGAGGACAGATATGAactaaaagacacaaaaccagTTTGACTGAACCAGTGACAAAAGGCAGAGGACTGCAGCTATTACCTTCTCTCTTAGCTGAGAGAGCTGCTGCGTAGGGAAAAAGGAGTCGCAGAGGGGCGTGAAGCCGGAGTCGTGCATTGTCGTGTGTAGGCTGTGTTAATCTGCTGGAGATTGAAGTGGGGCAATGTGGGCCCTGGTGACTGAGCTCCTCTTCAGCTTCGTGCTGCTGGCTTTTCTGGTAATCAGCTGTCAGAATGTCCTCCACATAGCCAGCGGCTCGGTGCGCTCCGTGCTCACCTATATACACATTCAGCTGGACCGCGAGCTCGGTGAGGTCGAGGGAGTGGCTGATGAAGAGGAGAATGTCACCACCAGAGTGGTCCGTCGCAGAGTCATCCTCAAGGtacaaagaaagaggagagtCAAGCTAAAATTTGGAGAAAGGATTTACTGGCAGGAAAACAGTAAGGAACAgtaaaggaaagagaaggaggaaaatatTGTTTGGTGAAAGGCTGAAGGATGCAGGAGTGCTACAGAATACAAGATTGTGGTAATAAGGGTAAATGATTTTACTTCAGCTGAGTAGAGTGGGTGTGATGCAGGAGACAGTCAGGATTAACTATGGACACTGTGTACATGAGGAAATTTAAATGTGTTGGGCAAGAACAAAAATCATtagtcaaaacaaacaacaatagtAATTAATCGTCTAATAAttttaatgtgtgaaaataCTATCAAATTACTGAGAATGTGGCTAAATGTATCTGCTGCTTATACAGATGTTAATAGATTGTCTTGGGCGCAACATGTTTGGACTCTAGGTCTATAAAAAGTTTGCTTCCTACTGTGTCTCAGACTTCCTGAATGCCAGTACACAGTATGACTCGTGACTACGGATTTTGGAGTTTTATCCAGAAGCTTCACAAACTCCACCAGCCGTTGTCCTCAGCTGTCTTGCTAGGCTGTAGGAATTTCTTTGAGCTTATAAATAACTGTGTGGACACTCTGCAAGTTATTAGGGGCTATAACAGTATTGTCATGAACCTCATGAGCTGTAATTATAAGTGTTGCTGAGAAACATTAGTGAGCTCCGTAGATCCCAACTGCCGGACCGTCATGTTTCCACAAACAGCGCTCTCACCCCTCACCAATCTGTCGTTCAtctgctcctctgtgtttcCAATTAGTTGACGGGTTTATTGAATGCACATAATTACACTGCAATGACAACTATTTTAAAATGCCATAGGTCCAAAATTTACTGAGTGCTAATTTTATTTCCACCATCCTGGGTTTACTTGGAAAGCCATATCCTATAGCAGTTACACTAAAATATAAGTCCAGTACTTCCAAGAATAAGGAAGTGGagtttatggttttgttttgttttgtttttttaatgtttttttttattatttaaggGTACAACTGCTTTTCTGTCCACAGGGTGATGAGGTTGAAGATCTTCCTGGGGAGCAAGTAAGCGAGGAACAGTTCACGGATGAACATGGAAACATTGTCACAAAAAAGGTTAGCTATTTCAATATGTTTTAATGCTGTATTCTTACATTTGGGTCCATTCATTGTTTCCCTTATGTCAGTTTCACAATACTCTCACAGCATCTCTCCACAGAATGATTATTAAACTAATAATCATTACATTAAGTTCATTTGCATTCATCACATACAACATCACACTATGGATTTACTTTATGtccccaaaaaataaatagatttgagattgttttttttgtttttttctccataacgatttctttatattttaccAACACTCTGTGTTCACTGCCTTATTATTCCCACTCTCTGCTTTCACCCATCACTCTCTCCCACCCtcctgtgtgtggttgtgtccatgtgtgtatgCGATAGATTGTGCGTAAGGTGGTGCGCAGAGGGAAGGGTTCAGGTGAGGAGGGGGTTCAAGAGGTGTCCATGGAGGGTTCCCTGCACGATGACAACGAGCTGGAGGGTGATGCTGAGCATTTCTTGAGCTACGCCATCCTGGGCCAGGACGGCAGCAAGGTGGGGTTCTGATCTGCAGGCAGATCTCTGTTGGCCTCAAGGCCTCGCAACACCTGAGGCTCCCGTTATTAAGTAAAATGTGCAGGGAGCAATGGACTAGAGGCCCTGTTTGATTTAAAACCACTTAGTAGCTAGTTTATAGTGAGCAGAGGACTCTTTGCTGCAGTAAGCTTAAAAGTCTCACCTCATGTTGGTTTCCCCCAACAGTCCTTATTCAGTTTAACCTGCATGAGATTCAGTATGAAGCACTGACAGGCTGAGagcacagtttgtgtttgtgctctcATGTTCTTCAGAGCAATAGCCCTGTTTTATTAGAGGATATAGTGAGACGTGTGTTTGGTTAATTGTTTGAATGCCGACCTTCTGTAACATTAATCTCCACCTAAATATTTCTACCTCATGTTCTTCTACTGCATGCAAGAGGGAACAACTGAGGCCACTTTGCTCTGGCGCTGTTATTGCTTTGGTTGAGGTGCTCAAAGTTCATCAGCCCACCCGGGGTGTCATCATCTTAGTCATCACTAAGCTGCACCCGCAGTTCATATGTTTCTTTCTTGCACATTAATGACTGAATGAACTGACTGTGGCTCTTTGCATTGGTTATATTTTCCATTCTCTCCACGTTGGTTATCTCAATGAGTGACTGTCTTTTTGCCTTCATTAAAGTTTATAGTCCTTCAACTGTGACTGTGTGCTGTATCACTCAAACCTACAAGACACTCTGAATCAGAGCCGGGGTTAAATATTAATTGCAGTCAttcaatgttttttgtattttacctGCAGGAGGTAGCAGAGGATTGGGGTTTAACACATCAAGATAAGTCAGCCTACCAGGGTGCCTCTGATTGAGTAAACCTCCTTGAAATGAGTGAATTGTCTTATGTGCCTAAACCCCATCCATTATGGAGATTGAAAAAGctaatcaaaaatgtatttgcaaatattttttgacGCTACTCTGAATCCCAATACTGTAGATGTTTCTGATGCCATCATATCTTCAAATGCCACCTTTCACATCTGTCCTTGCTTGACTGTTTATccataatttctttctttttcccttctttcctctcccttcaCGTATTTGTCTCTCACATTTCTGCTacatctcctctgtcttttttcctgtttttctgtcctctctttgcTTGTGGCCATATTGTCTTCCTCGggtgttctgtttctgtttttttctgctcgtctttctgtttctgtccctTCTCCATTATTTTAATCTCCCTTACTAACATTCCCTCAACCTCTTGTTCTGCTCCTGTCATCCCACCTCTTTTCAATCCACGCACCTGTTCTGACGTCAACTCCCTTCTCCCCTGATGTAGCCCGATACTGTGGATGTGAAGAAAGGTGCTCAGATAGTGAAATGTGCCAGCCTGCGGAGAGTTAAGCAGTGAGGCAGACTGAGCGCTGCGTCCCCGCAGGTACGGGACTGACCCACAGTGCCTCGTCTGACCTGTGGACTACAACATTTAATCCAGTCTCTCTGGATTAAATGCATCTGAATTTACCTTTAATTCAATACTAATGATATGTAATGTGAGGCTGGCACAGCAAAATGACACTTAGATGTTTAAtagttaaaatttaaatgacacacaaaaaaggagaaaaaaaaacatttatgcgTGTAATGCGtacctgaattttaagtacaggttttagaatatcttcagaaataaatacgaattaaacaattttgtataatcaaaatacttTAATAGAATGTCCAAGGTtgctgaacaaaagaaaataaaaaaaacaaaacttgcatgatagtgaaataatacaaacacattgCTATGCTTACAAGCTCTTTTAAACTTGCAGGAGtctcagctctctccaaagctTTTCAATGGGAtgtaggtcaggactcactgctggccacTTTAAAACCaaccatcttttatttttcattcattcttttgtgctcctggatgtctgctttgggtcgttgtcctgctgaaagacccaagtCCTTCGCCTGAAACCTagttttctgtaacatttctgatgctctcagacagctctctggTCTTCATCActatgaaaaagaaactggaaacaatcagcccctttttaatgcagtaaaactttcattcattggttaattcaggtcatgtgaacactgaaaattaagcacaggtgagttttatttgttttttattttatttgaggaactaatttaaattaatcaaagggtgccaataattgtgttaaGCATgaattttatgtctttatttttttggaaattttattaaatattctgattaaattggtttatttgcatttatttctgaagatattctaaaccctgcatttaaaattcaaggatgccaataatttcaaccaggactgcagtacaaaaataaaataaaaatatcattagGAAATCCCACATGCTAGAAAAAGAACCTGCTAACTCATGACCAACTTTAAGTCTGTCTAATATAAAACTGACTTTGATATGGTGAGTTTTAATTAACGCAGgtaatatgaaaacaaatccaTAGAAACCTGACACAATCCTTAATGCtccagtgattttctttttacctcATGGGTTTTAGAGGGCACATAtctatttatttcagtttttacaaatgtaataaTCTTTTATAACCTGAATAAACAATAGAAATTCGGGCTTGCTTGCCTTTAGGCAAAAGCTTTATCAAGTTTACTTCAGATGTATGGAGTTATATATGTGAACAACTACATGCATTGGACgcagaatatttttttgtttgctcaaaTTAAATCATTCTTTAAATTGTCTTTTCATGTATGTAATTTCTCTGTTCAAAATGTCCCACTGTGCACTCagaaataatacacaaatataattCCATACAGATGGACAATGCAAGTTTGATGCAAGTAGATTATTAATGTTGCaattaattatatcattttGGGTCATTTGGTTTCCTCATGCATGTTGCAAGCTGGGAAAGGGTTGGAACAATGTGCACTCAGCAAAATGAACAACCAAGAGGGATCTTGAAAAGAGTGACAGGTCTCAAGGTCAATGCTGCAAAGCCAGTTGTTCAGTGAATTGTGAACTGGAGccactgtggtgtgtgtgtgtgtgtgtgtgtgtgtgcgtgcgtgcgtgcgtgcgtgcgtgcgtgcgtgcgtggctgtgtgtgtgtgtgtgtgtgtgacttgcCCTTTCTAACGTAAAGGCCATGACATTCCTGCGATTACTGATATTTCAAGTGACTCACTACTGAATGTTAAACCACTTTGGCCAACCATTTTTGCTTGAATGATTTTGCAGAACTAATGTGCTGTGGGATTGTAAAGAGGGACATTTTTGCCAAGGCCATTTTAAAGAATGCATAAATAGCAGTTTACATATCTGAGACTCAAAAATGCTCACATTTGCATTGACTTACTGCAACTTGCATGCCACCTGTCGTTTAGATTCCTTACAAGGCTTTGCTCTGATCTGTTGTACGGCATCAAGACAAATGTGTTCCTTGTCCTGAACCAACgtgtttccctctctctacaGAGTTCTCCACAGGATTCAACCCCTTCACCAAAACCATCCTACATGGACACATGACCAGCAGCAGCTGacaggaggaagaaaacagaaaaagtcgGCAGACATAAATGAACAGCAACAGACACCAACTTAATGACAACCACAGCGGCAATCCCTACTATCAGAACGCACCAGGAGAAGGATACGGATTTACTTGTagtttttattaactttttttttaaaagaaaaaaaaaatctactacTACATTAGAAGCATGATTTcgtataaaacaaaaatcaaacacaaacaaaaaaactagcAACCAAAACGTGCTTCCTGTTATCTGTATCAGCATGAGTGACTGCTGCCGCATGGCCTGTCTTTAACTACAAATACTGAGGGAATACAGGGGTGGGTAAAAGGGTTGGGAGGAGAGACTGCTGTACGGGACAGGCATGCAATGTAGGGTATGGTCAATCACTTGCCCGTTTTCTAAACAAAGAGGGAATAATTTATCAGTTTCATTTAAGAAAAGGGGAGACTAAAATAACAAGAATTCCATCATCTCAAGGCAACAGGTTACTCCCCTTCCTTCCTGCCACACTCTTCCAACTAAGAGCATCACAAACTAGTTTTAACCTGTCCCAGTGCTCTCAAAGTCCAGTAAAGCTACAATTATCCCCCAAGGATATCGGTGTTGTACATAATATCGTATGCACTAAAATGCTCTACGTGACTGTGTGTTACGTGTGTTGTTTATATTATAAAATCCCTATGCGATGCCACTGATGCTGCTGTTTCAGGTCCATAAGAAATCCCtccctgtttttcttgtttggtttgtttggtcTGAACCTATGTATTATTCTAGATATCTTGAGGTCTTTGTGGGTACAAGAACATACAAATGTTGTGTCGTTCTGCCTGTTTTAAACGTCGGGTTTTTGTGTGTCAggctgtttgtttctttgtgcttttcatGTGCTTTCACCCTTTGCTTTGGACATGTCAAGCTGTAGGGGGAAGACGTACTGTAAGTCATTTACTGTACTGCGGGTTTTTGAGCTTTGGGAGGCAGGTTTCTACAAAGAAACTGCCTCCCTGACCTTCCCTCAGTTTGGTTTGCCTTTCTGGAGAGGGTGACAGTGTGATATATGAGGAGTGACAGATTATCATGAGAGATTAACCTACTCTACCATCCCACTCCTCCGCCTTTTTCTTGTCCCCAGTGTGCTCTATCCTTGTGAGGTCTGTGTTAATCAGATATCTGTCTGAGCCAAAATCCCAATACCTCTCTTCACCCTCAATCTTGCCCCTATCTCCCTACCTCCACCTCTCAACCCCTCACCCCTCCAGTCAGCCTCTCAGAGTAGATGTAGCAGTCCTGTCCACCTCCAGCAGGGGGCAGGATCCCAACTTCAGCTCGTGGCATTGTCTGTTTGACCTCATCATGCAGTATCTGATACCACCACCCATGAGGTGCACCTATAGAACATCTCAGCACCACCAGAAAATGTCACTTGATGAGGGAAACGTAGCTGAAATGCTGGTAATAATGTAGCGCTGGTTTGACTGGCCAAAAGAGGAAGAGTCAGCTGAAGAAAGGAGAGTGTTGTGTCAAGGGTTGAGGACGTGTTGAGCTTTGATGTTTGTCTCCTTGGTAATTCTTTGGAGTGTAGCAAAGACAGTCAGTCACCAATCACTGTGATGAGAAACTGTAATACTGACCCGCAACTGTGAGCCTGACCCTTCCCAAGCGTGTCTCTTGTTTCACTCCTTTCTTTcatcttatgtttttttttcatgctttattgTCTTAAATGTACTTCAGAAGAAGCAATAACTGCTTACAAAAGGAAAGGattgtttgtgtgagtgcgtttgggtgtgtgtttgtgtaacacagagagagaggggatttTAGGATCATAGTTCACGTTCTTCTTAAGCTCTGGGTTTCAGTCTGTTAATCAAAGCTTTAGGCTACTCCTCACTACACTCAGAAATGATGTCAGTACATTAGTATCCCACATTTTATCAGTTTGCCtctttagaaaagaaaactaTTAAGTTTAAGTTCTATACTTAAGATTGGGCAAATATTGGTATGACTTAATACCAGCCAATCGCAACTGCAAAGTGcccagtgtctgtttttgttatgCTCATCAGGGAATGTAGGTATGTTCAGTCATAGTTTTTAAACCTTAATAACATTCAAATGCACTTTGAAAGAAATCCTATTGGgttagtgttgtgtgtgtgagattttgtgtgtgtgtgtgtgtgtgtgtgtgtgtgtgtgtgtgtgtgtgtgtgtgtgtgtgtgtgtgtgtgtgtgtgtgtgtgtgtgtgattttaataTCATGTATTCAGTCGTGTATATTGGGACATGTCAACGTTCACAGGAAGTAATATTACGAATGGACATAGAGCAGTGGCTCTCAGATTATACATGTAATAATAATTCAGATCTTTTTAAAGTTGATTTACCTCAATAAGCGGGCCATCTACCATGATATCAATTGCCCACACGCATttctttcaaacatttcattGGACTTTGAATGCTTTATTATGGAAAATGATGTAAGTTGCAAAAACGCTGCAATAAGCACCCATCAATAAGTGTTTAGTATGGTTTCACAGCCAGAGATGATGAATGTAGAGTCTTGGTATACTGTAAGTCTTGTTATAAAGTAgtcatcagtgttgtttctgtaCTTTAATAGATAATAGGGTATTCACTCTGTTGTTTCGACTCAGTACCTGCTGTTGATCATCAAACATATGATTTCATTCTCATTtcaaacatatatacaaatcATGTACGAGGAGAGATTTAAAGAGAGAAGCCTCAAATgggtttttgacattttaacaaatatcCCTTCATCAgatattatttctattttattatcttttttaataACCACAAAAAGTTAGATGTCAATAAAAATTGCACAGCAGTGTAATGGTGTAGTACCCCTTATGTCTTAGCATACGGTTTGCTCTGTAAGGGCTTATAATTATGGTATGCTTGTGTTGGGTTCTGAAGCAGGGGCTGTTTTATAAAT
Above is a genomic segment from Xiphias gladius isolate SHS-SW01 ecotype Sanya breed wild chromosome 19, ASM1685928v1, whole genome shotgun sequence containing:
- the ank1a gene encoding ankyrin-1a isoform X2: MWALVTELLFSFVLLAFLVISCQNVLHIASGSVRSVLTYIHIQLDRELGEVEGVADEEENVTTRVVRRRVILKGDEVEDLPGEQVSEEQFTDEHGNIVTKKIVRKVVRRGKGSGEEGVQEVSMEGSLHDDNELEGDAEHFLSYAILGQDGSKPDTVDVKKGAQIVKCASLRRVKQ